From Microlunatus capsulatus, a single genomic window includes:
- a CDS encoding LysR family transcriptional regulator — protein sequence MSGPTVEQLELLRELHDRGSLAAVAAALHKTPSAVSQQLKAAQRELGVPLVVRAGRGLVLTDAGVALARSAVGVATALAEAEASWQRFQGAATGTVRLACFHSAAELLVPGLLDRLRSRPGLVLETADEDVAQDDFAALAADYDVVVAHRSDDVAAPARDGLVVVPLLREPMDVALPADHPLAGREHVTPADVIGEDWIAPPPEFPIDRVLSAIAARAGAPVRVVRRTTHLPLTEILVARGHGIALLPRHTTREHAPAGLVLLPLRDLRAGRLVEALLRPDRYARRAVREVVDALVAEAAAVAP from the coding sequence GTGTCCGGGCCGACGGTGGAGCAGCTGGAGCTGTTGCGCGAGCTGCACGACCGGGGCAGCCTGGCCGCGGTGGCGGCGGCGCTGCACAAGACGCCGTCGGCGGTCTCCCAGCAGCTCAAGGCCGCGCAGCGCGAGCTCGGCGTCCCGCTGGTCGTGCGGGCCGGGCGCGGGCTGGTGCTGACCGACGCCGGCGTGGCCCTGGCCCGCAGCGCCGTCGGGGTGGCCACCGCGCTGGCCGAGGCCGAGGCGTCCTGGCAGCGGTTCCAGGGGGCGGCGACGGGGACGGTCCGGCTGGCCTGCTTCCACTCCGCCGCCGAGCTGCTGGTGCCGGGGCTGCTGGACCGGCTGCGCTCCCGGCCCGGGCTGGTCCTGGAGACCGCCGACGAGGACGTCGCCCAGGACGACTTCGCCGCGCTGGCCGCCGACTACGACGTCGTGGTGGCCCACCGCTCGGACGACGTGGCCGCCCCGGCGCGCGACGGCCTCGTGGTGGTCCCGCTGCTGCGCGAGCCGATGGACGTCGCCCTGCCGGCCGACCACCCGCTGGCCGGGCGGGAGCACGTCACCCCGGCCGACGTCATCGGCGAGGACTGGATCGCCCCGCCGCCGGAGTTCCCCATCGACCGGGTGCTCAGCGCCATCGCCGCGCGGGCCGGGGCCCCGGTCCGGGTGGTCCGCCGGACCACCCACCTACCCCTGACCGAGATCCTGGTCGCCCGGGGCCACGGCATCGCCCTGCTGCCCCGGCACACCACCCGCGAGCACGCGCCCGCGGGCCTGGTGCTGCTGCCGCTGCGCGACCTGCGCGCCGGCCGGCTGGTGGAGGCGCTGCTGCGGCCCGACCGCTACGCCCGTCGGGCCGTCCGTGAGGTGGTCGACGCCCTCGTCGCCGAGGCCGCGGCCGTCGCGCCCTGA
- a CDS encoding EamA family transporter, translating to MPPRDQLRALLVAVVWGLNFPATAVALEHFPPLLMVALRFTLVAVPAVLLVPRPQVPLRWLLGVGLGIGLLQFVFLYLGMAAGMPSGLASLVLQASAPFTVLIAGIWLRERITRRQALGIAVAVLGLAVIAVHRAQVAALLPVLLTLCGALGWAFGNVCSRQARAPKPLHLTLWMSVVPPVPVLALSLLVEGPDRVVTALRTTATAAALPSVLGLLYIVLVATLLGYGLWNSLLSRHPAGLVAPFSMLVPVVGVLSSWLLLGEGVDRTELLAGLVVVAGVLVASRPPRRAPAGTPPPEPVVGTGAVVVGAPPSGYGR from the coding sequence GTGCCTCCCCGCGACCAGCTCCGCGCCCTCCTCGTCGCCGTCGTCTGGGGGCTCAACTTCCCGGCCACCGCCGTGGCGCTGGAGCACTTCCCCCCGCTGCTCATGGTGGCGCTGCGCTTCACCCTCGTCGCGGTGCCCGCGGTGCTGCTCGTCCCGCGACCCCAGGTCCCGCTGCGCTGGCTGCTCGGCGTGGGGCTCGGCATCGGGCTGCTGCAGTTCGTGTTCCTCTACCTCGGGATGGCCGCCGGGATGCCGAGCGGCCTGGCCTCCCTGGTGCTGCAGGCGTCCGCGCCCTTCACCGTGCTGATCGCCGGGATCTGGCTGCGCGAGCGGATCACCCGGCGCCAGGCGCTCGGCATCGCCGTCGCCGTCCTCGGGCTGGCCGTCATCGCCGTCCACCGGGCCCAGGTCGCCGCCCTGCTGCCGGTGCTGCTGACCCTGTGCGGGGCGCTCGGCTGGGCCTTCGGCAACGTCTGCAGCCGGCAGGCCCGGGCCCCGAAGCCGCTCCACCTCACGCTGTGGATGTCCGTCGTGCCGCCGGTCCCGGTGCTGGCGCTCTCCCTGCTGGTCGAGGGCCCCGACCGCGTGGTCACCGCGCTGCGGACCACCGCCACCGCCGCAGCCCTGCCCTCGGTGCTCGGGCTGCTCTACATCGTGCTCGTCGCCACCCTGCTGGGCTACGGGCTGTGGAACTCCCTCCTCTCCCGGCACCCGGCCGGCCTCGTCGCCCCGTTCTCGATGCTGGTCCCGGTGGTCGGGGTGCTGAGCTCGTGGCTGCTCCTCGGCGAGGGGGTCGACCGGACCGAGCTGCTGGCCGGGCTCGTCGTCGTGGCGGGGGTCCTCGTCGCCTCCCGGCCGCCGCGCCGCGCACCGGCGGGGACGCCTCCCCCCGAACCGGTCGTGGGCACTGGCGCGGTCGTCGTCGGTGCGCCACCATCCGGATATGGACGATGA